A genomic window from Anthocerotibacter panamensis C109 includes:
- a CDS encoding TlpA family protein disulfide reductase, with product MKKLLSLLCLGGLLLTVPVTLAPMALASPPPTDIGSLGPLAKELQGKPVVVDIFATWCPGCKNIASTLETLREEYKGKANFVVLDVTDRKTAEQAAAKAEQLGLSKYFAANKSSTSTVAIIDPGTGKILALFQNNPDKTSYTEVLNAAIAKK from the coding sequence ATGAAAAAACTACTTTCACTGCTGTGTCTGGGTGGTCTGCTTCTTACTGTGCCTGTGACCCTGGCTCCTATGGCCCTGGCGAGCCCGCCGCCTACAGATATTGGTTCTTTGGGGCCTCTTGCTAAAGAACTTCAAGGCAAACCGGTCGTAGTCGATATTTTTGCCACTTGGTGCCCAGGCTGTAAGAATATCGCCTCCACCCTCGAGACCCTGCGCGAGGAGTACAAGGGTAAAGCCAATTTTGTCGTCCTTGATGTCACAGACCGGAAGACCGCCGAGCAAGCCGCAGCCAAAGCCGAGCAACTGGGTCTGTCCAAATACTTCGCAGCCAACAAGAGCAGCACGAGCACGGTCGCTATCATTGACCCCGGCACGGGGAAAATCCTGGCCTTGTTCCAAAACAATCCCGACAAAACCTCCTACACCGAGGTCCTCAACGCTGCTATCGCTAAAAAATAA
- a CDS encoding PadR family transcriptional regulator, with protein sequence MKDQPESFTLSALEENLLTVLSGRELYGLQILKAFEEATSGRRQIGFGSLYPTLHRLQKKGFVTSRWGDETPEERGGARRRYYQLTGLGETALHEVQLIRVALAAWEPAGG encoded by the coding sequence ATGAAGGACCAGCCAGAAAGCTTCACCTTGTCTGCTCTGGAGGAGAACCTGCTCACGGTGCTCTCAGGGCGCGAGTTATACGGTTTGCAGATCCTCAAAGCTTTTGAGGAGGCGACGAGCGGCAGGCGACAGATCGGCTTTGGTTCACTCTATCCGACCTTGCACCGCCTACAGAAGAAGGGTTTTGTCACCTCCCGGTGGGGCGATGAGACCCCTGAGGAGCGCGGCGGAGCGCGGCGCAGATACTACCAACTGACGGGGCTCGGGGAAACGGCACTGCATGAGGTGCAACTGATCCGGGTAGCCTTAGCTGCCTGGGAACCTGCGGGGGGTTAG
- a CDS encoding glutathione S-transferase family protein, with protein sequence MIDLYTWGTPNGQKASIMLEESGLSYTVHPINITKGEQRTPEYLQINPNGKIPAIVDREVGDGLAVFESGAILIYVAEKSGRLLAPSGPERAQTLCWVFWQVGGLGPMIGQWGHFARAASEKIPYAINRYFEESLRLLGVLDKHLEGREYLTAHYSIADIANYPWVAGGFKFIGSQHPEIPSRFCNLQPWLDRVGQRPTVIAGMSIPNV encoded by the coding sequence ATGATTGATCTTTATACCTGGGGCACCCCGAACGGTCAAAAAGCCTCGATCATGCTTGAGGAAAGTGGTCTGTCCTATACCGTACACCCCATAAACATCACCAAAGGGGAGCAGCGTACCCCTGAATATCTCCAGATCAACCCCAATGGCAAAATCCCCGCCATCGTGGACCGGGAAGTGGGGGACGGGCTGGCAGTGTTTGAATCTGGGGCAATCTTGATCTATGTAGCGGAAAAATCGGGCCGATTGCTCGCGCCCTCGGGGCCTGAGCGGGCACAAACCCTCTGTTGGGTCTTCTGGCAGGTGGGAGGGCTGGGGCCAATGATTGGTCAGTGGGGGCATTTCGCGCGGGCGGCCTCCGAAAAAATCCCCTACGCGATCAACCGCTATTTCGAGGAGAGCCTGCGCCTGTTGGGGGTCCTAGACAAGCATCTGGAGGGCCGGGAATACCTTACAGCGCACTATTCCATTGCCGACATCGCCAACTATCCCTGGGTAGCCGGTGGGTTTAAGTTCATCGGGTCGCAGCACCCGGAAATCCCGTCGCGTTTCTGCAATCTGCAACCCTGGCTGGATCGAGTTGGTCAACGGCCTACAGTTATTGCAGGCATGAGCATTCCAAACGTTTAA
- a CDS encoding NADPH-dependent FMN reductase gives MATIPKILAFAGSTRVDSYNKKLVKIAAAGAATAGAEVTYIDLRDLPMPLFDEDVEAKEGMHPNALTFKNLLMEHQGLLIASPEYNSSITAVLKNALDWASRPALGEPPLAAFSGKVAAIMSTSPGALGGLRGLVHLRAILSNIGVLVLPGQVAVPKAYEMFKDDGTLKDAKKQQSIEKLAESVATILLKLS, from the coding sequence ATGGCGACTATCCCCAAAATCCTGGCTTTTGCCGGGAGCACCCGTGTCGATTCCTACAACAAAAAGCTCGTCAAGATTGCGGCGGCGGGTGCCGCTACTGCCGGGGCTGAAGTGACTTATATAGATTTGCGCGACCTACCCATGCCCTTATTTGATGAGGACGTGGAGGCCAAAGAAGGGATGCACCCCAATGCACTGACGTTTAAGAACTTGCTGATGGAGCACCAAGGGCTGCTGATTGCTTCGCCAGAGTACAACAGTTCGATCACCGCTGTCCTCAAGAATGCCCTTGACTGGGCTTCGCGTCCCGCACTGGGAGAGCCTCCGCTGGCGGCTTTTTCGGGCAAGGTTGCGGCGATCATGAGTACTTCTCCAGGAGCCCTTGGCGGTTTGCGGGGTCTGGTCCATCTGCGCGCGATCTTAAGCAATATTGGGGTCTTGGTGCTACCGGGTCAGGTGGCAGTCCCCAAAGCCTACGAGATGTTTAAGGACGATGGGACGCTCAAAGATGCTAAAAAGCAGCAGTCCATCGAAAAACTCGCAGAAAGTGTCGCTACGATCCTGCTCAAGCTGTCCTGA
- a CDS encoding acetyl-CoA carboxylase carboxyltransferase subunit alpha yields MEPPVAELILLEFEKPLAELEKKIDQIRAQARNEGVDVTDQLVELEEKITHLRTNLFAKLTPFERLQVARHPQRPSALDYFQTVADEWLELRGDRAFADDPALVGGLARLEGGGVSFNVVVMGHQKGRDTKDNIKRNFGMPQPEGYRKALRLMQHADRFGLPILTFIDTPGAYPGVQAEERGQGEALARNIREMFHLSVPVVCTVIGEGGSGGALAVGVGNRVMMLENAVYSVIAPESCSSILWRDTKHSQEAANALKITARDLKRLGIIDEIIPEPLGGAHRSPVTMAQTLKAMLLRQLKELSTHAPEELRAQRYEKFRRMGAFMED; encoded by the coding sequence TTGGAACCGCCTGTGGCCGAGCTTATTCTGCTGGAATTTGAGAAACCGCTGGCCGAACTCGAGAAGAAAATCGACCAAATCCGCGCCCAAGCCAGAAATGAGGGAGTAGACGTCACCGATCAGTTAGTGGAACTGGAGGAGAAGATCACCCATCTCAGGACTAACCTCTTCGCCAAACTCACCCCCTTCGAGCGGTTGCAGGTGGCCCGCCATCCCCAACGCCCGAGCGCTCTGGACTACTTTCAGACAGTGGCGGATGAATGGCTGGAGCTACGTGGGGACCGGGCTTTTGCAGATGACCCGGCGCTGGTCGGGGGGCTTGCCCGTCTGGAAGGCGGCGGCGTGAGCTTCAATGTGGTCGTCATGGGCCACCAAAAGGGCCGCGACACCAAGGACAACATCAAGCGCAACTTCGGGATGCCCCAACCCGAGGGCTATCGTAAGGCACTGCGCCTGATGCAGCACGCTGACCGTTTCGGGTTGCCGATCTTGACTTTTATCGATACTCCAGGAGCCTATCCGGGGGTCCAGGCTGAGGAACGGGGGCAGGGTGAGGCGCTAGCGCGCAATATCCGCGAGATGTTTCACCTCAGTGTGCCGGTGGTCTGTACGGTGATTGGGGAGGGCGGCTCGGGGGGGGCGCTGGCTGTCGGGGTCGGCAATCGGGTGATGATGCTGGAGAATGCGGTCTATTCGGTGATCGCGCCTGAGAGTTGTTCCTCGATCCTCTGGCGCGATACCAAGCACTCCCAGGAAGCAGCCAATGCCCTGAAGATCACTGCGCGCGACCTCAAGCGGCTGGGGATCATCGACGAGATTATCCCGGAACCCCTGGGCGGGGCGCACCGTTCGCCGGTCACTATGGCCCAGACGCTCAAAGCCATGCTCCTTCGCCAACTCAAAGAACTCTCCACCCATGCCCCCGAGGAACTACGCGCCCAGCGCTATGAAAAGTTCCGCAGGATGGGGGCTTTTATGGAAGACTAG
- the upp gene encoding uracil phosphoribosyltransferase: MQLRVHVPAHPFIGQLLTICRDCNTPAPIFRSAVADLGRWLTYECCRDWLPVVETQVETPLEVVADAKLIDHTQPLAVVPVLRAGLALLEGALPLLPMARVYHIGLKRDEETLVAHCYLNKLPQKFEPGVRVLVLEPMLATGGTLLQVLKELYRRGADPQLVRVISVLAAAPALQKIAPLNPELAIYCAMIDEFLDDRAFIVPGLGDAGDRAFGTD; encoded by the coding sequence ATGCAACTGCGGGTCCATGTCCCTGCCCATCCGTTTATCGGACAACTGCTCACAATCTGCCGGGACTGCAATACCCCGGCCCCCATTTTTCGCTCGGCGGTGGCTGATCTAGGACGCTGGCTGACCTATGAGTGCTGCCGGGATTGGCTGCCGGTAGTCGAGACGCAGGTGGAGACACCTTTGGAGGTGGTCGCAGACGCCAAACTCATCGACCATACCCAACCCCTTGCGGTGGTGCCGGTTTTGCGGGCGGGGTTGGCGCTATTGGAGGGGGCGCTGCCGCTGTTGCCGATGGCGCGGGTCTACCACATCGGGCTCAAGCGCGATGAAGAGACGCTCGTGGCGCACTGCTACCTCAACAAATTGCCGCAGAAGTTTGAACCGGGGGTCCGGGTATTGGTCTTGGAGCCGATGCTGGCAACGGGAGGGACGCTCTTGCAGGTGCTCAAGGAGCTTTATCGGCGGGGGGCGGACCCACAGTTGGTCCGGGTCATCTCGGTCCTTGCGGCGGCTCCGGCACTGCAAAAGATCGCGCCGCTGAACCCGGAGTTGGCGATTTATTGCGCGATGATTGATGAGTTTTTGGATGATAGAGCATTTATTGTGCCGGGATTGGGGGATGCGGGGGACCGGGCTTTCGGGACGGACTAG
- a CDS encoding GumC family protein, which translates to MSFETIQRYGSALRRQWVPATTVLGAVLVCTTVVTFVQTPLYEAQGQLLLKQSDSAAALTGLNKGRGELSGVARQSNPLATETEILRSVPLANQVIARVGLVDGQGKPLDPEVFLKRLTVENLRGTDILAVSYLGRDPRQAERIVDTLMDRYRENDVVSNREEAATARRFIDQQLPRVETSLHKAEVALRDYREKHDIVNLDEEGKAAVGILANLENQLTQTQANLKDATSRASAISQKVGMDSRQAMALTSLNQSLAVQEVVTQLQQVQAQLATDRTRYGPVHPAIRSLEEKEAALKGLLQKRAKQVMAASGTTSNKPLYQMGALKQELVGNLVRTEVERLGLNSRIAALTSLQERYRTRIGVLPRLAQGQQELERRLKAAQTTYELLSQKLQEIRVSENQNIGNARIVAQARAADTPAAPSKPLNLALGGLLGSLLALALVLIREARDTSLKTVQEVKDQFNYLLLGTIPLMEADQPQLGVSRLEPLLGDGRPATVVVVRDRPDSPVSETFRIIQTNLKILSQGRKTFVVSSCVAGEGKSTISVNLAVALAQLNRRVLLIDADLRRPSQHDLWDLPNREGLSNVLLGEVALQTALRPVMDNLEVLTSGIPVPNPLALLDSETMARLVQDLHGTYDYVLIDTPPLLEAADASILGRMGDGFLLVVRPGVVDFGTAASGRELLEHAGQNVLGQVINGVIPSNEPSPYYARGYYSGYTAQNPVS; encoded by the coding sequence ATGAGTTTCGAGACGATCCAGCGCTACGGGTCCGCGCTCAGACGCCAGTGGGTCCCGGCGACGACCGTGCTTGGTGCAGTGCTTGTCTGCACCACTGTCGTCACCTTTGTGCAAACCCCGCTCTATGAAGCTCAGGGCCAACTTTTGCTCAAGCAGTCTGACTCAGCAGCGGCCCTCACCGGCCTTAATAAGGGGCGGGGGGAGTTGAGCGGGGTAGCGCGCCAAAGTAATCCCCTCGCCACTGAGACGGAGATCCTGCGCTCGGTCCCGCTCGCAAACCAGGTCATTGCCCGCGTCGGGTTGGTCGATGGACAGGGTAAACCGCTGGACCCGGAAGTCTTTCTCAAGCGACTGACGGTCGAAAACCTGCGCGGGACGGATATTCTGGCGGTTTCCTATCTAGGGCGTGACCCGCGTCAGGCAGAGCGGATCGTGGACACCCTGATGGACCGCTACCGCGAAAATGACGTGGTGAGTAACCGCGAGGAAGCCGCTACCGCCCGTCGCTTTATTGACCAGCAATTGCCTCGCGTCGAGACCAGTTTGCACAAAGCGGAAGTGGCGCTGCGCGATTACCGGGAAAAGCATGACATTGTCAACCTCGACGAGGAGGGCAAAGCGGCGGTGGGGATTTTAGCCAACCTGGAGAACCAACTCACGCAGACCCAGGCCAACCTCAAGGATGCCACCAGCCGCGCCAGCGCCATCAGCCAGAAAGTGGGGATGGATTCTCGGCAAGCTATGGCTTTGACCAGCCTCAACCAGTCTCTGGCGGTCCAGGAGGTCGTGACCCAACTCCAGCAAGTACAGGCACAACTAGCGACCGACCGCACGCGCTACGGCCCGGTCCACCCAGCGATTCGCAGCTTGGAGGAAAAAGAAGCCGCCCTTAAGGGCTTGCTCCAAAAGCGGGCGAAACAGGTCATGGCAGCCAGTGGTACGACAAGCAACAAACCCCTATACCAGATGGGTGCCCTCAAGCAAGAACTGGTGGGGAATCTCGTGCGCACAGAGGTAGAACGGCTGGGCCTCAACAGCCGTATCGCGGCGTTGACTTCGCTACAGGAGCGCTACCGCACCCGCATCGGGGTCCTACCGCGCCTCGCCCAGGGTCAACAGGAATTGGAGCGCCGCCTCAAAGCTGCCCAGACCACCTACGAACTGCTCTCCCAAAAACTTCAAGAGATCCGCGTCTCTGAGAACCAAAATATCGGCAATGCCCGTATTGTGGCCCAAGCCCGCGCCGCAGATACTCCAGCCGCTCCTTCCAAGCCGCTCAATCTCGCTCTAGGTGGACTCTTGGGAAGCCTTCTAGCCCTGGCCTTGGTCCTGATTCGTGAGGCTCGCGACACTTCGCTCAAGACGGTGCAAGAGGTCAAGGACCAGTTCAACTACCTGCTTTTGGGCACCATTCCCTTGATGGAGGCCGACCAGCCCCAGCTGGGGGTCAGTCGGCTGGAGCCGTTGCTGGGCGATGGTCGTCCGGCTACAGTGGTGGTCGTCCGTGACCGGCCTGATTCACCGGTCAGTGAGACTTTCCGCATCATCCAGACCAATCTGAAAATTTTGAGCCAGGGGCGCAAGACCTTTGTGGTGAGTAGCTGTGTAGCAGGAGAGGGCAAATCCACAATCTCGGTCAATCTAGCGGTAGCTCTAGCCCAACTCAACCGCCGGGTGCTGCTGATCGACGCGGACCTGCGCCGTCCTTCTCAGCATGACCTCTGGGACTTGCCCAACCGTGAGGGACTGAGCAATGTCCTGCTCGGGGAAGTTGCTCTTCAGACCGCCCTGAGGCCGGTTATGGACAACCTGGAAGTGCTCACCTCTGGGATTCCTGTCCCTAACCCGCTCGCGCTCCTTGACTCCGAGACGATGGCGCGACTGGTGCAGGATCTGCATGGGACCTACGACTATGTCCTGATTGACACCCCGCCCCTCTTGGAGGCGGCGGATGCCTCGATCTTGGGCCGGATGGGGGATGGTTTTCTGCTGGTAGTCCGTCCGGGTGTGGTGGACTTTGGGACCGCTGCTTCGGGGCGTGAGCTGTTGGAGCACGCCGGTCAGAACGTCCTGGGTCAGGTCATCAATGGGGTCATCCCCAGCAACGAACCCAGCCCCTACTATGCTCGGGGCTACTACAGCGGCTACACCGCCCAAAATCCTGTTTCTTGA
- a CDS encoding glycosyltransferase family 2 protein, with the protein MRDTPLVSILINNYNYGHFLKAAIDSALDQTYPYTEVIVVDDGSTDNSRAVLERYGNRIIPIFKANGGQGSALNAGFGRSRGKLICLLDADDVFSAQKVARVVETMRANPGSGWCFHRLARCDTRTGLSLPSDPLEQPSRAIDFRADLRRAVLPSFAPATSGLSFTRELLLQIWPMPELGGTSADRFTKFAALGLATGSFLNENLAEQKVHGYNAYTLQGTSRQWVAAKSLLHTATWLKERFVQFIPMADALFGIGLGLYERNGGVDPQYMPLVERYLQDAGPIRALAIQGRAFYHAQELFAPLREVRLAQFQARARQAKAPLAASNAS; encoded by the coding sequence ATGCGCGATACACCCCTGGTCTCCATCCTGATCAACAACTACAACTACGGCCACTTCCTGAAGGCGGCCATCGACAGTGCTCTGGACCAAACCTATCCCTATACCGAGGTCATCGTCGTCGATGACGGTTCTACCGATAACTCTCGGGCGGTGCTGGAGCGCTATGGTAACCGTATCATCCCGATTTTTAAGGCGAATGGGGGCCAGGGATCGGCGCTCAACGCGGGTTTTGGACGCAGTCGCGGCAAGCTCATCTGTCTGCTGGATGCCGACGATGTCTTCAGTGCCCAAAAAGTCGCGCGGGTAGTCGAGACCATGCGGGCCAATCCTGGGAGCGGTTGGTGTTTTCATCGGCTCGCGCGCTGTGACACCCGGACAGGGCTGAGCTTGCCCAGCGATCCACTCGAGCAGCCCAGCCGCGCCATCGATTTTCGGGCCGATCTGCGGCGAGCGGTGTTGCCCAGTTTTGCTCCGGCGACTTCAGGACTGAGCTTCACCCGCGAACTCCTCCTTCAGATCTGGCCTATGCCGGAATTGGGGGGAACTTCTGCTGACCGCTTTACCAAGTTTGCCGCGCTGGGTCTGGCGACGGGCTCCTTCTTGAATGAGAATCTCGCAGAGCAGAAGGTCCACGGCTACAACGCCTACACGCTCCAGGGAACTTCCCGGCAGTGGGTGGCGGCTAAGTCTCTGCTCCATACGGCGACTTGGCTTAAGGAGCGCTTTGTGCAGTTTATCCCGATGGCTGATGCTCTCTTTGGGATTGGCCTGGGCCTCTACGAGCGCAATGGCGGCGTAGACCCCCAGTATATGCCCCTAGTCGAGCGCTATTTGCAGGATGCTGGCCCCATCCGGGCGCTTGCGATTCAGGGGCGGGCTTTTTATCATGCCCAGGAACTTTTCGCTCCGCTGCGTGAGGTGCGTCTGGCTCAGTTTCAGGCCCGTGCCCGTCAGGCAAAAGCTCCTTTGGCGGCCTCCAATGCCTCCTAA
- a CDS encoding glycosyltransferase, whose amino-acid sequence MPPNLVVFSSLLLPPSQTFIQAQGERLTRFTPYYVGSRQVQGLALPPERTLVVNRGGPLGLLQEVGFKALGWAPGLGSRLRQMEPCLIHAHFGLGGALALPLAQRLGVPLVVTYHGADATARSAPYSWSHHLYRQRHQTLVREACLFIAVSRFIYRTLLAGGFPTEKIVQHYIGVDTQKFCPADRAARVPYVLCVGRHTPKKGLDTLLRAFARLAVQFSDIHLFQVGTGELTAVLKALAAHLGIAERVHFLGSQPPQVVLRLMQGARLFALASQQAADGDSEGLGMVFLEASACGIPVVATWHGGIPEAVVAGETGLLAPEGDDAALAEHIAHLLSDRTRAQQMGVRGREYVCECFDLHKQSQVLEQIYAGLPTWSPSRNIALSY is encoded by the coding sequence ATGCCTCCTAATCTCGTCGTCTTCAGCAGTCTGCTCTTGCCGCCCTCGCAGACCTTTATCCAGGCCCAAGGGGAGCGGCTCACCCGCTTCACCCCTTACTATGTGGGCTCCCGCCAAGTTCAGGGCTTGGCCTTACCCCCAGAGCGCACGCTGGTCGTCAATCGGGGTGGACCGCTCGGGCTGCTGCAAGAAGTTGGGTTCAAGGCCCTGGGCTGGGCTCCTGGGCTGGGCTCGCGCCTGCGGCAGATGGAGCCTTGCTTGATCCATGCCCATTTTGGGCTGGGGGGGGCCTTGGCCTTGCCCTTGGCGCAGCGTCTGGGGGTGCCGTTGGTGGTCACCTACCATGGCGCGGATGCCACCGCTCGCAGTGCCCCGTATTCCTGGAGTCATCACCTCTATCGGCAGCGCCATCAGACCTTGGTGCGGGAGGCTTGCTTGTTTATTGCCGTGTCCCGTTTTATCTATCGGACGCTGTTGGCGGGGGGATTCCCTACCGAAAAAATCGTGCAACATTACATCGGCGTGGACACACAGAAATTTTGTCCGGCGGACAGGGCGGCAAGGGTGCCCTACGTGCTGTGCGTCGGCAGGCATACCCCCAAAAAGGGCCTCGACACGCTCCTCAGAGCGTTTGCCCGCCTTGCTGTGCAGTTCTCAGATATCCACCTTTTTCAGGTCGGGACCGGGGAGCTGACGGCAGTGCTAAAAGCTCTGGCGGCCCATTTGGGTATCGCTGAGCGGGTGCATTTTTTGGGTAGCCAACCCCCGCAGGTGGTGCTCCGGCTGATGCAGGGGGCGCGCCTCTTCGCCCTTGCTAGCCAGCAGGCGGCGGATGGCGACAGTGAGGGCTTGGGCATGGTGTTTCTCGAAGCCTCAGCCTGCGGAATACCGGTCGTGGCGACTTGGCATGGGGGCATCCCCGAAGCGGTGGTCGCGGGCGAGACGGGGCTGCTGGCACCAGAAGGCGACGATGCAGCGCTAGCTGAACATATCGCCCACCTGCTCAGCGACCGGACCCGTGCCCAACAAATGGGCGTCCGGGGCCGGGAGTATGTCTGCGAATGTTTCGATTTGCACAAGCAAAGCCAGGTATTGGAGCAGATCTACGCCGGTCTGCCCACCTGGAGTCCCTCCAGGAACATCGCTTTGTCCTATTGA
- a CDS encoding O-antigen ligase family protein yields MVQLKKVQLKNWGGTLAVFLAVPLAVAFGIARNPLLTTGAGIAAFGVLVGLLLAHRLPRIFLGVITLLLTGYAFLGKGFAYLGDSPFFVGELTLLVGSFTLLVAGGLGVLLEGPLALLVGLFMLWGATCTFPHFGTYGLDTLRDGVLWVYGAFALIVAALLYRTKSVQSVPRVFAHLLPWFLVWAPVAGLLYRAGTVALPHLPGSPVPLLVYKSGDTAVHLAGAAVFILLGLQKRWPWRWEWLTWVFWFAGFAIAGVGRAAAVSVLAGLGVLLVLRPKSPWPKFLGVGAAMATLALLCNFQIGLNGSRAVSVEQYVQNFQSLVDPSDEKLAGSKEWRQEWWQDIVHYTFEGRYFWTGKGFGINLADADGYQVENDGSLRHPHNGHMNILARSGVPGLALWLLLQVTFGGSLLLAYFRSRHAGQEDWAKLNLWVLAYWTAFMVNASFDVYLEGPQGGIWFWSLMGFGIALLLAQPNQPARARRGRP; encoded by the coding sequence ATGGTGCAGCTCAAAAAGGTGCAGCTCAAAAACTGGGGGGGGACCCTCGCGGTCTTTCTCGCAGTGCCTCTGGCGGTGGCTTTCGGGATTGCCCGCAACCCGCTATTGACCACCGGAGCCGGGATTGCCGCCTTTGGAGTGTTGGTGGGTCTGTTGTTGGCCCATCGACTGCCTCGGATCTTCTTGGGGGTCATCACGCTGTTGCTTACGGGCTACGCTTTTTTGGGCAAAGGCTTTGCCTACTTGGGGGATTCGCCCTTTTTTGTGGGGGAGCTTACGCTTCTGGTCGGGAGCTTCACGTTGCTGGTGGCGGGGGGGCTGGGCGTCCTGTTGGAGGGACCACTTGCGCTGTTGGTGGGGCTGTTTATGCTCTGGGGCGCAACCTGTACTTTTCCCCACTTCGGCACCTATGGCCTGGATACGCTGCGCGATGGCGTGCTCTGGGTCTACGGGGCCTTTGCCCTGATCGTGGCGGCCCTGCTTTATCGGACGAAGAGCGTTCAGAGTGTCCCTCGGGTCTTCGCCCACCTGTTGCCCTGGTTTTTGGTCTGGGCACCCGTCGCGGGCTTGCTCTACCGCGCGGGTACGGTGGCCCTCCCGCACCTGCCGGGGAGCCCGGTGCCGCTGTTGGTCTACAAAAGTGGGGACACCGCAGTCCATCTGGCTGGAGCGGCAGTCTTTATCCTGCTCGGTCTCCAGAAGCGCTGGCCCTGGCGATGGGAGTGGTTGACTTGGGTCTTCTGGTTTGCGGGGTTTGCAATCGCAGGGGTGGGGCGAGCGGCGGCAGTCTCGGTCCTGGCAGGGCTGGGGGTACTTTTGGTCCTGCGCCCCAAGAGCCCCTGGCCGAAATTTTTGGGCGTGGGGGCGGCCATGGCGACCCTGGCGCTGCTATGTAACTTCCAGATCGGGCTCAATGGGAGCCGCGCTGTATCGGTCGAGCAATATGTTCAAAACTTCCAGAGTCTAGTCGATCCGTCCGATGAAAAACTAGCAGGCTCCAAAGAGTGGCGACAGGAATGGTGGCAAGACATCGTTCACTATACCTTTGAGGGGCGCTACTTCTGGACCGGCAAGGGCTTTGGGATCAACCTCGCCGACGCGGATGGCTATCAAGTAGAGAACGACGGTTCGCTGAGACATCCGCACAACGGCCACATGAATATCCTTGCGCGTAGCGGGGTGCCTGGACTGGCTCTATGGTTACTGCTCCAGGTGACTTTTGGCGGGAGCCTCCTGTTAGCCTACTTCCGGTCGCGCCACGCAGGTCAAGAGGACTGGGCCAAACTCAACCTCTGGGTCCTAGCCTACTGGACCGCCTTTATGGTCAATGCCAGCTTCGATGTCTATCTCGAAGGCCCACAAGGGGGAATCTGGTTCTGGAGCCTCATGGGGTTTGGCATCGCACTCTTGCTGGCCCAACCAAACCAACCTGCCCGCGCGCGCCGGGGCCGCCCATGA
- a CDS encoding glycosyltransferase family 4 protein — protein sequence MKILMIHNRYLIGGGEDQSTQAEVDLLRDHGHTVDYLEFDNQQIAQLGAAQTALRAIWSHPAYNAVRERLSGHDLVHVQNFFPLVSPAVYYAAREARVPVVQTLRNYRLLCPSAVFFRAGRICEDCLGHAAPWPGVVHGCYRADRAATAAVAMMISVHRLLRTYQQRVDVLIALTEFAREKYIQGGLPAAKILVKPNFLHSDPGMGKGDGHFALFVGRLSAEKGIDTLLTAWQGIGARLPLKIVGTGPLLERVLALTRQTPAVQYLGPRPIGEVYDLMGQAKLLLFPSEWYEPFGRVAIEAFAKGTPVLATKLGSLATLVEHGRTGLHFPPGDPQALAQQVDWLLTHPVEHARMRHSARAEFEAKYTAPQNYQALLAIYQQALHPSQPNRRPSCTKTSS from the coding sequence ATGAAAATCCTGATGATTCATAACCGCTACTTGATTGGCGGCGGCGAGGACCAATCCACCCAAGCTGAAGTGGACCTGCTGCGCGACCACGGGCATACGGTGGACTATTTGGAGTTTGACAACCAACAGATCGCACAGTTGGGAGCAGCCCAAACCGCACTGCGGGCCATCTGGTCCCATCCTGCCTACAACGCTGTGCGCGAACGGCTGAGCGGTCACGACCTCGTCCACGTCCAAAATTTCTTTCCCCTCGTCTCGCCAGCCGTCTACTACGCCGCCCGAGAAGCGAGGGTCCCCGTGGTACAGACTCTCAGAAATTACCGGCTACTGTGTCCCAGTGCGGTTTTTTTTAGAGCGGGCCGCATTTGCGAGGACTGTCTGGGCCATGCGGCACCCTGGCCCGGTGTAGTGCATGGCTGTTACCGAGCGGACCGGGCCGCTACGGCTGCTGTCGCGATGATGATCAGTGTCCATCGCCTGCTGAGAACCTACCAACAGCGGGTGGACGTATTGATTGCCCTAACCGAATTTGCCCGCGAGAAGTACATCCAGGGGGGCTTACCCGCTGCGAAGATCCTGGTCAAACCCAACTTTCTTCACAGCGATCCGGGCATGGGCAAGGGCGATGGTCACTTCGCGCTCTTTGTGGGCCGCCTCTCTGCTGAGAAGGGTATCGACACCCTGCTGACTGCATGGCAGGGCATCGGCGCGCGCCTGCCACTCAAGATCGTCGGCACCGGCCCGCTTTTGGAGCGCGTCCTGGCGCTGACCCGCCAGACCCCCGCTGTCCAATATTTAGGCCCCCGCCCCATCGGTGAAGTCTACGACCTGATGGGGCAGGCCAAGCTGCTCCTCTTCCCCTCCGAGTGGTACGAACCCTTTGGTCGGGTAGCTATCGAAGCCTTTGCCAAAGGCACCCCGGTCCTCGCTACAAAACTAGGATCGCTTGCCACCCTGGTCGAGCATGGACGCACGGGTCTCCACTTCCCCCCCGGCGACCCCCAAGCCCTTGCCCAGCAAGTCGATTGGCTGCTTACGCACCCCGTTGAGCACGCCCGGATGCGCCACAGTGCGCGCGCCGAATTCGAAGCCAAATACACCGCCCCCCAGAACTACCAAGCCCTCCTAGCCATTTATCAACAAGCCCTCCACCCATCCCAACCCAACAGGAGACCATCATGTACCAAGACCTCATCGTAG